The following are encoded together in the Osmia lignaria lignaria isolate PbOS001 chromosome 13, iyOsmLign1, whole genome shotgun sequence genome:
- the LOC143305983 gene encoding uncharacterized protein LOC143305983 yields MGVLGAWLGVVDCNFVWSFLRQTGPPGNLHLPVDHICGITAYCERRTVNTIWKSLPIGELETVVMLLGERHKVKGSFSFEGLFEKGSHADAKAGEKKSSQDNKNKSEALSCRSKT; encoded by the exons atggGAGTCTTGGGGGCATGGCTCGGTGTTGTAGACTGCAATTTCGTGTGGAGCTTTCTGCGTCAGACTGGTCCTCCCGGAAATCTGCACTTACCAGTCGACCACATTTGCGGTATTACGGCTTACTGCGAACGGAGAACCGTTAATACCATTTGGAAATCATTGCCGATCGGAGAGCTAGAAACGGTTGTAATGCTCTTAGGAGAACGACACAAAGTGAAAGGATCCTTCTCGTTCGAGGGGCTATTTGAAAAGGGTTCGC ATGCAGATGCAAAagcaggagaaaaaaaaagtagtcAAGATAATAAGAATAAAAGTGAAGCTTTAAGCTGCCGTAGTAAGACGTAG